The following coding sequences lie in one Mycobacterium sp. Z3061 genomic window:
- a CDS encoding glutamine synthetase family protein produces MTATPLAAAAIAQLEAEGVDTVIGTVVNPAGLTLAKTVPIRRTNTFADPGLGASPTWHAFAIDQTGIAFTDDVTVVGDQRLRIDLSALRIIGDGLAWAPAGFFEQDGTAVPACSRGTLGRIEAALADAGIEAAVGHEIEFLLVDSGGGRLPTTLWAQYGLAGVLEHEAFVRDVIAGATSAGVVIEQFHPEYGPNQFELSLAPQPPVAAADQLVLMRIIIGRAARRHGMRISLSPVPFAGSVGSGAHQHFSLVTPEGPLFSGGNGPGGMTMAGQAAVAGVLRGLPQAQGILSGSIVSGLRMRPGNWAGAYACWGIENREAAVRFIEGGPGNPHGANVEVKIIDPSANPYLATAAILALALDGITGRATLPPETTVDPEQLSEAERDDAGTRLLPDDQAQALAALDDSALMRKLLGDPVVDTVTAVRRMEHDRYADLEPAVLADKFRMAWSL; encoded by the coding sequence ATGACCGCCACTCCGCTTGCTGCTGCGGCTATCGCCCAACTCGAGGCCGAGGGCGTAGACACCGTCATCGGCACCGTGGTGAACCCCGCCGGGCTCACCCTGGCCAAGACCGTACCGATTCGCCGGACGAACACGTTCGCCGATCCCGGCCTGGGTGCCAGTCCGACCTGGCATGCCTTCGCCATCGATCAGACCGGCATCGCGTTCACCGATGACGTCACCGTGGTGGGGGACCAGCGCCTGCGCATCGACCTTTCCGCATTGCGCATCATCGGCGACGGGCTGGCATGGGCACCCGCCGGATTCTTCGAACAGGACGGCACTGCCGTCCCGGCCTGCAGCCGGGGGACCCTGGGCCGCATCGAGGCCGCGTTGGCCGACGCCGGCATCGAGGCCGCGGTCGGCCACGAAATCGAGTTCCTGCTGGTGGATTCCGGCGGCGGCCGGCTGCCTACCACGCTGTGGGCGCAGTACGGCCTGGCCGGAGTCCTCGAACACGAGGCATTCGTTCGGGATGTGATCGCCGGTGCGACCTCCGCAGGAGTCGTGATCGAGCAGTTCCATCCCGAGTACGGACCCAATCAGTTCGAGCTCTCGCTGGCGCCCCAGCCACCGGTGGCCGCGGCCGACCAGCTGGTGCTGATGCGGATCATCATTGGCCGCGCCGCCCGCCGCCACGGGATGCGGATCAGCCTGTCGCCGGTGCCGTTCGCCGGAAGCGTGGGATCGGGTGCACATCAACACTTTTCACTGGTCACCCCGGAGGGTCCGCTGTTCTCCGGAGGCAACGGCCCCGGCGGCATGACAATGGCGGGACAGGCAGCGGTGGCAGGTGTACTGCGTGGGCTGCCGCAGGCGCAGGGAATTCTGTCCGGGTCGATCGTCTCCGGCCTGCGGATGCGGCCAGGCAACTGGGCCGGCGCCTACGCCTGCTGGGGCATCGAGAACCGGGAGGCCGCAGTGCGATTCATCGAAGGTGGTCCCGGAAATCCGCACGGCGCCAACGTTGAAGTGAAGATCATCGATCCTTCGGCCAACCCCTACCTGGCTACCGCGGCGATACTGGCTCTGGCACTCGACGGCATCACCGGCCGCGCGACGTTGCCGCCGGAGACTACGGTGGACCCCGAACAGCTTTCCGAAGCGGAACGGGACGACGCCGGAACCCGGCTGCTGCCCGACGATCAGGCGCAAGCCCTTGCGGCACTGGATGACTCGGCGCTGATGCGTAAACTGCTGGGTGATCCGGTGGTCGACACGGTGACCGCGGTGCGCCGGATGGAGCACGACCGGTACGCGGACCTCGAACCCGCGGTGCTCGCCGACAAGTTCCGGATGGCCTGGAGCCTATGA
- a CDS encoding amidohydrolase family protein translates to MTPDSALAQHISRVALIDQHAHGCWSSAGDRRRFENALNEANTQPLAAFDSGFDTQLGFAVRNHCAAVLGLPRHVDPQEYWERRSQFSESDLARRFLSAAGVSNWLIDTGFADGVTDVAAFGELSGRRTYEVVRLEQVAEEAAQADGDYAVAFEEILARRAAGAVGTKSILAYRGGFDGDLSEPSAAEVRTAAQHWRDAGGVRLQDRVLLRFGLYQALRLGKPLQFHVGLGDRDCDLHKTDPLYLLDFLRNSGDTPIVLLHCYPYERQAGYLAQALNNVYIDGGLTVNQLGARAPAFVARMLELAPFRKILYSSDGYGPAELHYLGSALWRNAIGRVLHGFVDADDWSEADAIRVVDLIAHHNAARIYRLASGDPRGPTTW, encoded by the coding sequence ATGACCCCGGATTCCGCGCTGGCACAACATATTAGTCGGGTAGCGCTGATCGACCAGCACGCGCACGGGTGTTGGTCGTCAGCCGGTGACCGGCGGCGTTTCGAGAACGCGCTCAACGAAGCCAACACGCAGCCCCTCGCCGCTTTCGACTCCGGCTTCGACACCCAACTCGGTTTCGCGGTGCGCAACCACTGCGCCGCCGTCCTCGGCCTACCCAGACATGTTGACCCGCAAGAATACTGGGAGCGCCGCAGCCAGTTCAGCGAGTCCGATCTGGCGCGGCGGTTCCTGTCGGCCGCCGGGGTGAGCAACTGGCTGATCGACACCGGATTCGCCGACGGGGTCACCGATGTCGCGGCTTTCGGCGAGCTGTCCGGTCGCCGCACCTACGAAGTGGTGCGCCTGGAACAGGTGGCCGAGGAGGCGGCACAGGCAGACGGAGATTACGCGGTTGCCTTCGAAGAGATCCTGGCCCGCCGCGCCGCCGGCGCGGTCGGCACCAAATCGATCCTTGCCTACCGTGGCGGGTTCGACGGTGACCTCAGCGAGCCGTCCGCGGCCGAAGTCAGGACCGCCGCGCAACACTGGCGCGACGCAGGCGGCGTCCGGTTGCAGGACCGGGTGCTGCTGCGGTTCGGGTTGTATCAGGCATTGCGGCTGGGCAAACCGCTGCAGTTCCACGTGGGCCTCGGCGATCGCGACTGCGACCTGCACAAGACCGACCCGCTGTATCTGCTTGACTTCCTGCGCAACTCAGGGGATACCCCTATCGTGTTGCTGCACTGCTATCCCTATGAACGTCAGGCCGGTTACCTGGCTCAGGCCCTCAACAACGTGTACATCGACGGCGGGCTGACCGTGAACCAGCTGGGCGCCCGGGCGCCGGCGTTCGTCGCACGAATGCTCGAACTCGCGCCGTTCCGCAAGATTCTGTACTCCTCGGACGGGTACGGGCCGGCCGAACTCCACTATCTGGGATCCGCGTTGTGGCGCAACGCAATCGGTCGCGTGCTGCACGGCTTCGTCGACGCCGACGACTGGAGCGAGGCGGACGCCATCCGGGTGGTCGACTTGATCGCCCACCACAACGCCGCCCGCATTTACCGTCTCGCCAGCGGCGACCCTCGCGGCCCGACCACCTGGTGA
- a CDS encoding nuclear transport factor 2 family protein, protein MITAESVVTGMWQALSRRDWEAVPTFLSDDCLYVDMPVPAVSARGPENIVTRLKIGLEHLAGYENHDGVLVSNGSDVIYEHSETWTFPTGERGVLRFVTVHKVVDGKIAVWKDYWDMNSLVAFAPPQHFENLAGGDTSWIFDASALV, encoded by the coding sequence ATGATCACCGCCGAGAGTGTCGTGACCGGAATGTGGCAAGCGCTCTCGCGGCGGGACTGGGAGGCGGTGCCGACATTCCTGTCCGACGACTGTCTCTACGTCGACATGCCGGTCCCGGCCGTGTCGGCTCGTGGTCCGGAGAACATCGTGACGCGGCTGAAGATCGGGCTGGAACACCTGGCCGGATACGAGAATCACGACGGGGTGTTGGTGTCCAACGGTTCCGACGTCATCTACGAGCACTCCGAGACGTGGACCTTCCCGACCGGGGAGCGGGGCGTCCTCAGGTTCGTCACCGTGCACAAGGTCGTCGACGGCAAAATCGCTGTGTGGAAAGACTATTGGGACATGAACAGCCTGGTGGCCTTCGCGCCGCCGCAGCATTTCGAAAACCTCGCGGGCGGCGACACGTCCTGGATCTTCGACGCCAGCGCCCTGGTGTAG
- a CDS encoding cytochrome P450 codes for MKDRLHWFAMHGVVRGVAKLAVRRGDLQARLIADPAVADDPVPFYDEVRRRGGLVRNRANLMTVDHRLAHDFLRSDDFHVVNFGDSLPKPLRWLELRTRDHRLHPLRPPSLLAVEPPDHTRYRKTVSAVFTSRAVNALRDRVQQTADELLDRLSDRPGGVDIVGRYCSQLPITVISEILGVPEYDRRRVLEFGELAAPSLDIGLPWRQYVRVQRGTAGFNAWLVQHLRELQRNPGDDLMSQLIQTAQSGSEDSYLDDIELQAVAGLVLVAGFETTVNLLGNGIRMLLDHPDQLDKLRERPELWPNAVEEILRLDSPVQLTARVAGRDVEVAGMPIYRGEVVVVYLAAANRDPAVFADPHRFDVERVNAGRHLAFSTGRHFCLGAALARAEGEVGLRTFFERFPDVRIAGSGSRRSTRVLRGWSTLPVQLGPARSMAAR; via the coding sequence GTGAAGGACAGACTGCACTGGTTCGCGATGCACGGCGTGGTCCGCGGGGTGGCCAAACTCGCGGTCCGGCGGGGTGACCTGCAAGCCAGGTTGATCGCCGACCCGGCTGTCGCCGACGACCCGGTGCCGTTCTATGACGAAGTACGACGTCGCGGCGGATTGGTGCGCAACCGGGCGAACCTGATGACGGTCGACCACCGACTCGCCCACGATTTTCTTCGCTCCGACGATTTCCACGTCGTCAACTTCGGCGATAGTCTGCCGAAACCGTTGCGCTGGTTGGAACTTCGTACCCGTGACCATCGCCTGCACCCGCTGCGGCCGCCGTCGCTGCTGGCGGTCGAACCGCCCGATCACACCCGCTACCGCAAGACCGTCTCGGCGGTGTTCACCTCGCGGGCGGTGAACGCGCTGCGCGACCGGGTTCAGCAGACGGCGGACGAACTGCTCGATCGGCTCTCCGACCGGCCCGGCGGGGTCGACATCGTCGGCCGGTATTGCTCCCAGCTACCGATCACCGTCATCAGCGAGATCCTCGGGGTGCCGGAGTACGACCGCCGGCGTGTGCTGGAGTTCGGCGAGTTGGCCGCCCCGAGTCTGGACATCGGGTTGCCCTGGCGGCAGTACGTCCGCGTGCAGCGGGGTACGGCAGGCTTCAACGCGTGGCTGGTGCAGCATCTGCGTGAGCTGCAACGCAACCCGGGTGACGACCTGATGAGTCAATTGATTCAGACCGCCCAGAGCGGCAGCGAGGACAGCTATCTCGACGACATCGAGTTGCAGGCAGTCGCAGGGCTGGTCCTGGTCGCCGGCTTCGAGACCACGGTCAACCTGTTGGGCAACGGAATCCGGATGCTGCTCGACCATCCCGATCAGCTGGACAAGCTGCGGGAGCGGCCCGAGTTGTGGCCCAACGCGGTGGAGGAGATCCTGCGGCTCGACTCGCCCGTGCAGCTGACCGCGCGGGTGGCCGGGCGCGACGTCGAGGTGGCGGGGATGCCGATCTACCGCGGCGAGGTGGTGGTCGTCTATCTGGCCGCCGCCAACCGGGACCCCGCCGTATTCGCCGACCCGCACCGCTTCGATGTCGAAAGGGTAAACGCGGGAAGGCATCTCGCGTTCTCGACGGGACGCCACTTCTGCCTCGGTGCGGCGCTGGCGCGAGCCGAGGGCGAAGTCGGGCTGCGCACCTTCTTCGAACGTTTCCCCGACGTCCGGATCGCAGGTAGCGGGAGCCGGCGCAGTACGCGGGTACTGCGCGGCTGGTCCACCCTGCCGGTGCAACTCGGACCGGCCCGTTCGATGGCCGCGCGATAG
- a CDS encoding lipoprotein LpqH, producing MQNRMVVTAGIALALTVSGCGGTHIMPRKAAHLTLDGSAHTTRPPACSQMQAYRTIDIRDRDGQVQAVMLISGDRVIPQFVKIRNIDGFTGSYYEGGVGDAHVDVNKNAFTITGSASGINSNNPNKVVTTDFKISAEC from the coding sequence GTGCAGAACCGGATGGTGGTAACGGCAGGAATCGCATTGGCACTCACCGTGTCCGGCTGCGGCGGCACTCATATCATGCCCCGCAAGGCCGCGCATCTGACCCTCGACGGCTCCGCGCACACCACGCGCCCGCCGGCGTGCAGTCAGATGCAGGCCTATCGGACCATCGACATTCGCGATCGCGACGGCCAGGTGCAGGCGGTGATGTTGATCAGCGGCGACCGGGTGATTCCGCAGTTCGTCAAGATCCGCAATATCGACGGCTTCACCGGCAGCTACTACGAGGGCGGGGTGGGCGACGCGCACGTGGACGTCAACAAGAACGCCTTCACCATCACCGGCAGCGCATCCGGCATCAACAGCAACAACCCGAACAAGGTCGTCACGACGGACTTCAAGATCAGCGCCGAGTGCTGA
- a CDS encoding SDR family oxidoreductase, protein MKTIFITGAGSGMGREGVKLFHGKGWRVGAVDRNDDGLAALSVELGAGLWTRVVDVTDKAALDAALADFCAGNAGGGLDMMWNNAGIGEGGWFEDVPYEAAMRVVDVNFKAVLTGAYGALPYLKKAPGSLMFSTSSSSGTYGMPRIAVYSATKHAVKGLTEALSVEWQRHGVRVADVLPGLIDTAILTSTPQHSDGSETQMTHDELRAAAPKRGMFRLMPASSVAEVAWQAYQHPTRLHWYVPGSIRWIDRLKGISPEFVRNRIVKALPRLDPKQQ, encoded by the coding sequence ATGAAGACGATATTCATCACCGGTGCGGGCAGTGGGATGGGCCGGGAAGGCGTCAAGCTGTTCCACGGCAAGGGCTGGCGCGTCGGCGCCGTAGACCGCAATGACGACGGCCTGGCCGCGCTCAGTGTGGAGTTGGGCGCCGGCCTGTGGACCCGGGTGGTCGACGTGACCGACAAGGCGGCGCTGGATGCGGCCCTGGCCGACTTCTGCGCCGGCAACGCCGGCGGCGGGCTCGACATGATGTGGAACAACGCCGGTATCGGCGAAGGCGGCTGGTTCGAGGACGTGCCGTACGAGGCCGCCATGCGGGTCGTCGACGTGAACTTCAAGGCCGTGCTGACGGGCGCCTACGGGGCACTCCCCTACCTGAAGAAGGCGCCGGGCAGCCTGATGTTCTCGACGTCGTCCTCCTCGGGCACCTACGGCATGCCGCGCATCGCCGTGTACTCGGCGACCAAGCACGCCGTCAAGGGACTGACGGAGGCGCTGAGCGTGGAATGGCAGCGCCACGGTGTGCGGGTCGCCGACGTGCTGCCCGGCCTGATCGACACCGCCATCCTCACCTCGACACCTCAGCACTCCGACGGGTCGGAAACCCAGATGACCCACGACGAGTTGCGTGCTGCCGCGCCCAAGAGGGGGATGTTCCGGCTGATGCCGGCCTCCAGCGTCGCCGAGGTGGCGTGGCAGGCCTACCAGCATCCGACGCGGCTGCACTGGTATGTGCCCGGCAGCATCCGCTGGATCGACCGGCTCAAGGGCATCAGCCCCGAGTTCGTCCGAAATCGCATCGTCAAAGCATTGCCCAGGCTGGACCCGAAGCAGCAATAA
- a CDS encoding SRPBCC family protein produces MEGSATVHMAAPADKIWELIADIRNTGRFSPETFEAEWLDGATGPELGARFRGHVRRNEIGPVYWTTCEVTACEPGREFGFAVLVGDRVVNNWHYRLEPIGDGTDVTESFRLAPSPFNNVYLVLGGFLRKRRNIRDMTKTLHRIKDVVEAG; encoded by the coding sequence ATGGAGGGTTCAGCAACGGTTCATATGGCGGCGCCGGCAGACAAGATCTGGGAATTAATTGCCGATATTCGAAATACCGGGCGCTTCTCACCGGAAACCTTCGAGGCCGAGTGGCTCGACGGCGCGACCGGCCCCGAACTCGGAGCGCGGTTCCGCGGCCACGTCCGCCGCAACGAGATCGGCCCGGTGTACTGGACCACCTGCGAGGTGACGGCCTGCGAGCCCGGTCGCGAATTCGGGTTTGCTGTGCTGGTCGGCGACCGGGTGGTGAACAACTGGCATTACCGGCTGGAGCCGATTGGTGACGGGACGGACGTCACCGAGTCTTTCCGGCTCGCTCCATCGCCGTTCAACAACGTCTACCTGGTGTTGGGAGGCTTCTTACGTAAACGTCGCAACATAAGAGACATGACGAAGACGCTGCATCGCATCAAAGATGTGGTCGAAGCAGGCTGA
- a CDS encoding transglycosylase family protein → MTNITKPLIKSAITAGFIATGMSLSAGTADADAMNWEAVAQCESGGNWAANTGNGAYGGLQFKQATWEEYGGVGNPAKASKQQQIAVANKVLAGQGPGAWPKCASAGGMGPGIAQLPKPGGTLTQTISQIIGMFTPKQ, encoded by the coding sequence ATGACGAACATCACAAAGCCCCTCATCAAGTCCGCCATCACCGCGGGATTCATCGCCACCGGCATGTCGCTGTCCGCCGGCACCGCCGACGCCGACGCCATGAACTGGGAGGCCGTCGCACAGTGCGAATCCGGCGGCAACTGGGCCGCCAACACGGGCAACGGCGCCTACGGCGGTCTGCAGTTCAAGCAAGCCACGTGGGAGGAGTACGGCGGCGTCGGAAACCCCGCGAAAGCCTCCAAGCAGCAACAAATCGCCGTAGCGAACAAGGTTCTGGCCGGTCAGGGACCGGGCGCGTGGCCGAAGTGCGCCAGCGCGGGTGGCATGGGTCCGGGGATCGCGCAACTGCCCAAGCCGGGTGGCACGCTGACTCAGACCATCAGCCAGATCATCGGGATGTTCACGCCCAAACAATGA
- a CDS encoding chorismate mutase, whose protein sequence is MLHAASRTALVAVALVLAGGAAPPSRADNAGPLTALVDALAERLAIAEPVAAYKWGAHAAIEDPVRVQQELVTLREDAASAQVDPDYVARVFSDQIAATEAIEYSRFADWKLAPAAVPPAPADLAASRAAIDALNTKILSHISLNWGLLNSPACPGLLRNARSEVTRLRGLDNLYQRALTAATAAYCQVQPPA, encoded by the coding sequence ATGCTGCATGCCGCGTCCCGCACCGCTCTGGTCGCGGTTGCCCTGGTGCTCGCCGGTGGCGCCGCGCCGCCGAGCCGGGCCGATAATGCCGGCCCGCTGACCGCTCTGGTTGATGCGCTGGCTGAGCGGCTGGCGATCGCCGAGCCGGTGGCCGCCTACAAATGGGGCGCACACGCCGCCATCGAGGATCCGGTTCGCGTGCAGCAGGAGCTGGTGACGCTGCGCGAGGACGCCGCCTCGGCACAGGTCGACCCGGATTACGTCGCCCGCGTGTTCAGCGATCAGATCGCCGCGACCGAAGCGATCGAGTACTCCCGGTTCGCGGACTGGAAGCTGGCGCCGGCCGCCGTGCCTCCCGCTCCGGCCGATCTTGCCGCCTCACGGGCCGCTATCGACGCGTTGAACACTAAGATTTTGTCTCACATATCACTTAACTGGGGTTTGCTGAACTCTCCCGCATGCCCGGGTCTGCTGCGGAACGCCCGCAGCGAGGTGACGCGACTGCGCGGACTGGACAACCTGTATCAACGTGCGCTTACGGCGGCAACCGCCGCCTACTGCCAGGTGCAGCCACCCGCCTGA
- the ag85B gene encoding diacylglycerol acyltransferase/mycolyltransferase Ag85B, which yields MTDVSGKIRAWGRRLLVGAAAAATLPGLIGLAGGAPTAGAFSRPGLPVEYLQVPSAAMGRSIKVQFQSGGDNSPALYLLDGLRAQDDYNGWDINTPAFEWYYQSGISVVMPVGGQSSFYSDWYSPACGKAGCSTYKWETFITSELPAYLQSNRSVKPTGSAAVGLSMAGSSAMILAAYHPAQFIYAGSLSALLDPSQGMGPSLIGLAMGDAGGYKAADMWGPSSDPAWQRNDPTLQIPTLVANNTRLWVYCGNGKPSELGGANLPAEFLENFVRSSNIKFQDAYNAAGGHNAVFNFQNDGTHSWEYWGAQLVAMKGDLQGALGARG from the coding sequence ATGACAGACGTGAGCGGGAAGATACGGGCCTGGGGTCGCCGACTCCTGGTCGGTGCGGCTGCGGCCGCGACCCTGCCGGGCCTGATCGGACTCGCCGGCGGTGCGCCGACCGCGGGAGCATTCTCCCGGCCAGGTCTGCCGGTCGAGTACCTGCAGGTGCCGTCAGCGGCGATGGGACGCAGCATCAAGGTGCAGTTCCAGAGCGGCGGCGACAACTCTCCTGCGCTGTACCTGCTCGACGGCCTGCGCGCCCAGGACGACTACAACGGCTGGGACATCAACACCCCGGCGTTCGAGTGGTACTACCAGTCGGGCATCTCGGTGGTCATGCCGGTCGGCGGCCAGTCCAGCTTCTACAGCGACTGGTACAGCCCGGCCTGCGGCAAGGCGGGTTGCTCCACCTACAAGTGGGAGACGTTCATCACCAGCGAGCTGCCTGCGTACCTGCAGAGCAACCGCAGCGTCAAGCCGACCGGCAGTGCAGCGGTCGGGTTGTCGATGGCGGGTTCGTCGGCGATGATCCTGGCCGCCTACCACCCCGCCCAGTTCATCTACGCCGGCTCGCTGTCGGCACTCCTGGACCCGTCGCAGGGCATGGGGCCGTCGCTGATCGGCCTGGCCATGGGTGACGCGGGCGGCTACAAGGCGGCTGACATGTGGGGTCCGTCCAGCGACCCGGCGTGGCAGCGCAACGACCCGACTCTCCAGATTCCGACGCTGGTGGCCAACAACACCCGCCTGTGGGTCTATTGCGGCAACGGCAAGCCCAGCGAACTGGGTGGCGCCAACCTGCCCGCCGAGTTCCTGGAGAACTTCGTCCGCAGCAGCAACATCAAGTTCCAGGACGCCTACAACGCGGCCGGTGGACACAACGCCGTCTTCAACTTCCAGAACGACGGCACGCACAGCTGGGAGTACTGGGGTGCGCAGCTGGTCGCCATGAAGGGTGACCTGCAGGGCGCCCTGGGCGCCAGGGGCTGA
- a CDS encoding YceI family protein: MATDDDAVWTFDAADGELILHTGVAGRAARMGHRLTIAMTRWQASVNWVGGQPDTANLVVEVDSFEVLSGEGGVKGLSGPEKTLVRSNALKSLSANKFPEIRFDADAIDKTPEGYRLNGTLQIRGKQREHVVDLHTEELDDSWRLSLQSTVRQSDFGVKPYSLLMGSLQVADDVTVSFEATRRKA, encoded by the coding sequence ATGGCCACCGACGATGACGCCGTATGGACCTTCGATGCTGCCGACGGCGAGTTGATTCTGCATACCGGAGTTGCCGGCCGCGCGGCCCGGATGGGCCACCGGCTCACCATCGCGATGACCCGGTGGCAGGCGAGTGTTAATTGGGTTGGTGGGCAGCCTGATACGGCGAACCTCGTGGTCGAGGTGGATTCCTTCGAGGTGCTGAGCGGCGAAGGCGGCGTCAAGGGGCTGTCCGGCCCGGAGAAGACGCTGGTGCGCTCCAATGCACTGAAGTCATTGTCCGCCAACAAGTTTCCCGAGATCCGTTTCGACGCTGACGCCATCGACAAGACGCCCGAGGGCTACCGACTGAACGGGACCCTGCAGATCCGGGGCAAGCAGCGCGAACACGTCGTCGATCTGCACACCGAGGAACTGGACGACTCGTGGCGCCTGTCGCTGCAGTCCACGGTTCGCCAGTCCGATTTCGGCGTCAAACCCTATTCACTGCTGATGGGATCGCTGCAAGTCGCCGACGACGTGACGGTGTCCTTCGAGGCGACCCGGCGCAAGGCCTGA
- a CDS encoding alcohol dehydrogenase catalytic domain-containing protein yields MPTHKAVHVQSAGAPLELAEVETSPPGRGEVRITVTACGICGTDAHFVNGGFPDMSWPLTPGHEIAGTIAELGDGVEEFAVGDRVAVGWFGGNCNHCDPCRKGILIHCANGKVPSWQYPGGYAESVTVPATALARIPDGLSDVEAAPMGCAGVTTYNALRHTRALPGDRVAILGVGGLGHLGVQWARAMGFETIAIARGGGKAEDAKKLGAHHYVDSTAVNVAEALRTLGGVAVVLATAGNSQAMADTVGGLLPQGELVTIGVTPEPLPISPVQLITPGLSIIGHPSGTAKDVEETMHFALLSGVRAWIEELPLSQAADGYAALEQGRAHYRTVLTV; encoded by the coding sequence ATGCCCACTCATAAGGCCGTACACGTTCAGTCCGCGGGCGCCCCGCTCGAGCTCGCCGAAGTCGAGACATCGCCTCCCGGTCGCGGCGAGGTGCGTATCACGGTGACCGCCTGCGGCATCTGCGGCACCGATGCGCACTTCGTCAACGGCGGGTTCCCCGACATGTCATGGCCGCTGACACCCGGCCACGAAATCGCCGGGACCATCGCCGAACTCGGGGACGGTGTCGAAGAATTCGCGGTGGGTGACCGCGTCGCCGTCGGCTGGTTCGGTGGCAACTGCAATCACTGCGACCCGTGCCGCAAAGGCATTCTGATCCACTGCGCCAACGGAAAGGTGCCGAGCTGGCAGTATCCGGGTGGATACGCGGAATCGGTGACCGTTCCGGCCACCGCACTGGCCCGGATTCCGGACGGGCTCAGCGATGTCGAGGCGGCCCCGATGGGGTGTGCCGGCGTCACCACCTACAACGCCCTGCGCCACACCAGGGCGCTGCCCGGTGACCGGGTCGCGATTCTCGGTGTCGGCGGTCTCGGGCACCTGGGTGTGCAGTGGGCCCGTGCGATGGGATTTGAAACGATCGCCATCGCGCGAGGCGGCGGCAAAGCCGAGGACGCGAAAAAACTGGGCGCTCACCACTACGTCGACTCCACCGCCGTGAACGTCGCCGAAGCTCTCCGCACCCTGGGTGGGGTCGCGGTTGTGCTTGCCACGGCGGGCAATTCGCAGGCCATGGCCGATACGGTCGGGGGGCTGCTGCCGCAGGGCGAGCTGGTCACGATCGGGGTGACGCCAGAGCCGCTACCGATCAGTCCGGTTCAGTTGATCACCCCCGGGCTCAGCATCATCGGCCATCCCTCGGGGACCGCGAAAGATGTCGAGGAGACAATGCATTTCGCGCTCCTGTCGGGTGTGCGCGCCTGGATCGAGGAGTTGCCGCTGTCGCAGGCCGCCGACGGCTACGCGGCGCTCGAGCAGGGCCGGGCACACTACCGCACCGTCCTCACCGTCTGA